One region of Chryseobacterium wanjuense genomic DNA includes:
- a CDS encoding tetratricopeptide repeat protein, with translation MFKNKKMQRLNIILIFLLLQSCSGNSQTKEIQKKTEIGSQYSIRMIGEKLLVKSPDSAIIYNNSSLIRNADLFTTYFYRGISKNDFFLVYQNNASTTKTQSTFHLFVNEKDLFLISKEQVDLNADGIFIVKNYIIPVKVTNMDYETMDEKIFFTNQKNSFLSKQKLKNNIFFQNKNAFEILFNYKADDFFMDYPVNTFKIGTLNLLDIKNSNDIAYYLEEAKIYDEAIFILKSIIKKEPTRTVAYLNLADSYWAINKKDLAKENYKKYVELMKSQNKDLKKIPKQVWERIK, from the coding sequence ATGTTTAAAAATAAAAAAATGCAAAGATTAAATATAATATTAATATTTCTTTTGTTACAATCTTGTAGCGGAAATTCTCAAACGAAAGAGATACAAAAGAAAACTGAGATTGGTTCTCAATACTCCATTCGGATGATTGGCGAAAAATTATTAGTTAAGTCTCCCGACTCAGCAATCATTTATAATAATAGTAGCTTAATTAGAAACGCAGACTTATTCACTACTTATTTTTATCGAGGTATTTCTAAGAATGATTTTTTTCTCGTTTATCAAAACAATGCTAGCACGACTAAAACCCAAAGTACTTTTCATTTATTTGTAAATGAAAAAGATTTGTTTTTAATCAGTAAGGAGCAGGTTGATCTAAATGCGGACGGTATTTTCATTGTTAAAAACTATATTATTCCTGTTAAAGTCACGAATATGGATTACGAAACGATGGACGAGAAAATTTTTTTTACCAATCAGAAAAATTCCTTTCTTTCAAAACAAAAATTAAAAAATAATATTTTTTTTCAAAATAAAAATGCCTTTGAAATACTATTCAATTATAAAGCAGATGATTTTTTTATGGATTATCCTGTAAATACATTTAAAATAGGAACTCTCAATTTATTGGATATAAAGAATAGTAACGATATAGCATATTATCTGGAAGAAGCCAAAATTTATGATGAAGCTATTTTTATTTTGAAAAGTATAATAAAAAAGGAGCCGACTCGAACTGTCGCCTATCTTAATCTAGCAGATAGTTATTGGGCAATAAACAAAAAGGATCTAGCAAAAGAAAATTATAAAAAATATGTTGAGCTTATGAAGTCTCAAAATAAAGATTTGAAGAAAATTCCTAAACAGGTTTGGGAAAGGATAAAGTAA